The sequence below is a genomic window from Plasmodium gaboni strain SY75 chromosome 7, whole genome shotgun sequence.
CTTTAGAACATAATATCATATccataatatatatatttttttcctcaTAAGAATTTCCATTGGATTTATCACATggtatattattattagtatgattatatgtactattttttatatcattatctatattattttttgtatcattatctatattattttttgtattatcgttcatatttttatttgaccactttattttcttcctttgtaaattcataaattttatttcacATATATCAAAGTTTCGTACCTTTGTAAAATTCAAACtgttatataaattgtaataatttttaaaaatatctaaatgacctttttcttttccttCCATCATATCAGAATTGTCTTTTTTAACTGCCTCATCTGCAATAACCACCTTttcatattcttttatatcatctatttttatatcatcataatcttttttatattcagCATTCTTTACACCTTTGCAATTTTTCATATCCATCTTAGGAAATACATCTACAAATTTATCATTAcacattttattttcttcatcttttatatttttctcattttctttatataaagaataaaaatattcagaaaaaaaacaaggcaaaaataatttcttaGAAATGATAGTTTCAAGTCCACAACatagatataataaatccaaatatattattctcCTAATTggatatttatttattttataaatatgaatatatctttttgatatacataataaatatttatcattttttataaataacatttttttaatatatttattttcatcacAACAATTGTCAATtgtatttcttttttgtgaattaatatcattatttttattctttatattattcttatcatttaaattcatatttttattatatgaatttttattcttatatttatatttcttttttggTTTTTTCACCTTGGTACTTTTCAATTTAGAAAActttcttttattattcaaaagagtatttttatcattcacagaacaatttttattttcattagAATTATCTTCAATTAgtttataattttttatatctttatcATTAATTTGTAATTCactaatttttttaatatctcCCTCTCCCTCTTCTTCTACTActtcttcttcatcttcttctttttcttcatGTTCTACTTctgaaatattattacaattGTTCAGACTCATATTAAAAGTATGGTCTCctttattaaaatttatctcacttatattattattaagacatattatttcttcattattattactattattactaCTACTATTATGACATACCACATCAtcataattaaaattaatattattattattattattatctgTAAGAGTAGCAGCAGTAGTATATCCCATTtgatcattattatttattttacaatttttataatttatgaTTCCTCcatttttcatattaaCATGTTCTTCTTCCATCCCATCACCATCAAATGTACTCACATTTTTTTCGCGCTCTTCATCCTTTTTACtattttcatcataattTATCTCACAACGTGGATTATTCTTCTCAgtaattattttttcttcacAAATATCTAGTTTCTTTTCTATCTTCTCTTCctcattataataacaatactcatataataatgtacctgttattatatggaaaaaataaaacttACTTTTCGTACTAACAACTAAAACATTTCCACTCGAATTTACATcaaaacataaaaaatcctcattatcataattctctaatttgtaaaataaatcctgtaaaatgtttttttttatttgtctattataaagatgacttatacatatatccattatattaataaaaacaaaatcattttttcttttatctcttttttttttttttttttttgatattaCTCCTTTTCTTCTGCACACAAATTCATTGGAGCATAAAAATTGACATAACGATTATAAGTAatgatacatataaataatatatatatataaataatatataatatatatataatatttttttatatttattacattaAAGCACTTTATAAAATGTgtgtataatatatgtataattattatcacttcttatattaaattttacaattcaattattttttacataatttaaaaagtaaggcaaaaaaattaaaaaaaaattatatacacatatatatgatttttttttcttttttccCCCTTAATACAGAAAACGGTTAAAAACTTTTATATACGTATTCTTGcttatattaatatataataatttaaaaatattaaatgtgttaatatacataatatatatgtattaatatatttgcttacaaaaaaaagaaaaaaaaatgtaaaatacgtaatattcttaaaaaaaaaagtagcatatattaaattaaataacTTCATCAcctaatatatattatatatatataatataaatgaaaaaatgaacaaaaaaaaaatatatcgGTAATCAAATActatagaaataatatatcatataaacaaacttaaattttataaatacatattaaataaatatatatatatattaatattatctattaaaacacatatatttaaaaatataaaaatttgtACCAATTCTTATTTCAAATGCGaacaaaaatatacaaaagCCCTTTTCAAAAtgaacattttttttttaatttcaaAGGAGCAAgtttatacatttattaaagTTAAACNNNNNNNNNNNNNNNNNNNNNNNNNNNNNNNNNNNNNNNNNNNNNNNNNNNNNNNNNNNNNNNNNNNNNNNNNNNNNNNNNNNNNNNNNNNNNNNNNNNNNNNNNNNNNNNNNNNNNNNNNNNNNNNNNNNNNNNNNNNNNNNNNNNNNNNNNNNNNNNNNNNNNNNNNNNNNNNNNNNNNNNNNNNNNNNNNNNNNNNNNNNNNNNNNNNNNNNNNNNNNNNNNNNNNNNNNNNNNNNNNNNNNNNNNNNNNNNNNNNNNNNNNNNNNNNNNNNNNNNNNNNNNNNNNNNNNNNNNNNNGTACGTGGACCAAATATTTGATCTAGTAATCTATTACTTAAAAAGAACCCACAACCATATATAAAActtttataaatgtataaacTTGCTCCTttgaaattaaaaaaaaaatgttcaTTTTGAAAAGGGCCTTTTCCAGATTTATTAACCACAATACATCAAGAAAGAGTGTAAGGAAAaatttacataaaaatgtagcacaatataaatataattcagcaaataataatgtcatggatcaaaatgataataacaGAATAAGTAGACCACAAAGAGCAGGAGGTTTGCTTAATACATTTTATGAAAGTTTTATATATGGTTGTGGGTTCTTTTTAAGTAATAGATTACTAGATCAAATATTTGGTCCACGTACTTATGATACctatataaataatcatgaagatcattttaataatgaacccacaaataattattccaatgataatatgaataCATATTCAAATGAACACTTTGCAAATAATGACCCAACTATTGATGATAATGATTTTCAACAAGATATTGGCCTGGATGATGACACATTTGAtttttaaacaaaaataattaaaatgaaTTTAAACATATGTTTGTATTTTTAGTATGGATCATTCAAACATTATTAATACgtttaatattatatttatattatcctcattattttttttattttattattttatttttttggtaATTTTATCcctttttttaaattttttttttttttaaatcaacaaaatttatatatatatatataatatatatattattttaatttttaaaaaaatatataaaaacaaattaacacaaaaaaaaaaaaaaaaaaaattaatacatataaaaaaaaaaaaaaatattcatttatatattttcgACACATTTGAAGAATTACACAAATATACAATGAATAAACATCATTTTAATTCTACATTATTTCTTTCAACATATCTTCattaatttcatttatatcatcataattataatttctttCTAAATTTACATACTTATCCTTGcgaaaaagaaatataagATTTTTTGTATCAAAGCgttctatatatatatatttgcCACATGAAGAAATATTACGCACTGTGCACAATACAATATCTCCAACATTTTTATCagaaaaataatgaaaattattttccTTATCATGCAATAATCCTactaatatattatttttataattataaatgtGCTCATTCCGTTGTTCtattataatatcatctaaaaacatatttttgtatatattttgtatatattcatttaatgtttttatattttcttccTTATCTTCCTCATCATAGGAATTTTTTGAACATATCACATTTTGAAAATTAATATCTTtcaaattaaaattaaaacgAAACACTATATTTTGATTAgtcttatttatttcatgtatgtatgcatatatatttttaccaataattaaattgtgatcatataatatatcttctttaatatttatttgcTTACACAACGAAAGGATTAAATTGTCTTGGTAAGAAGCATAATTATCAGGGGGTTGATTACAATGTATATGTAATTGTTTATTAGGTTTAGGagatttattaaaatgatCAGATGATTTGTTAAAATGTTCAGGTGATTTATCAAAATGTTCAGGTGATTTATCATAATGTTCAGGTGATTTATCAAAATGTTCAGGTGATTTATCAAAATTATCACACGAATTATCAAAATGACCAGACgatttattataatatccatttgaattattattatcttgTATCGATttcttataatttatattcaaTTCTTTATCAATAGCGCCTCTTTCTTTATTCCCTCCTTCACATATTACATTTTCTTCCTTATCATTCAAGCTGTCATTCagtttatttttattcataataaatttatttattatacaaTTCAATAAGTGatatctttttaatatggcattaattttaaaacTAATATGATATCCTTCTAcatctttatattttatcaataAT
It includes:
- a CDS encoding hypothetical protein (conserved Plasmodium protein, unknown function), with protein sequence MFILKRAFSRFINHNTSRKSVRKNLHKNVAQYKYNSANNNVMDQNDNNRISRPQRAGGLLNTFYESFIYGCGFFLSNRLLDQIFGPRTYDTYINNHEDHFNNEPTNNYSNDNMNTYSNEHFANNDPTIDDNDFQQDIGLDDDTFDF